The region CTCTTTACTTCCACCGCGCCCTGGCTGTACGCGCAGGCGGGTTATGAACCTGTTAACCGGCCCGATTACACGTGGACGATTGCCCGTCCGGATATCTACAAGAGCAGGAATAACCCGACTAAAGAGTAGCGCGCCTGCACCATCGCGGTAAAAGTGGACAATGCGGTTAATGCCGCGTTGCCATTGCTATGCCGTTCCCGCGCTGGTAAAAACGGCCGGTTTACTAACACCGGAAAGGGAAAAACGATGCGCAGGACAATCATTAAGATTCTGGCGGGGCTGCTGTATGTGGTGCTCGCCTTTTTTATTAGCGCTGTCATCAAGCCGGTTAACCAGTTCTGGCAATGGTCATCGGACTGGCTGTTTGATCTGCTCTGGCGACACCACATGATTACCGATACCTACGAATGGGGGATGGATCCACCAGGCACCATAATGCTGGTGACAATTGTGCTGGTGATCGCCTGGCTTTTAGCCCGCAGCGTTAAAGTGCTACGGGCTAAAATCGGGCGCTGAGTGCCGCGTTTTACCATCCGTATTCTGAATAAGGTTGCCCGGCGGCGATCTGCGCAATCGCATGTTTGACATAGCCAATCGTGTTTTCAGGTAAATCGTCAATGGCGTGCCAGCATAAATCGCCATGTTTCTCCGGTTCGGCGATAAACGGCTCGCCCTGCCAGCGCGTGCAACTGAAAAAGTGGCCCATCCACGAGCGATTCTCTGTCCAGACGTGCAGCGTATGCGCCAGCTGAAGATCATCCGGTGCGATGACCACGCCCGTCTCCTCGTTGGCTTCCCGTGCCGCTGCTGCCCCCAGCGTTTCGTACTGCTCCAGACCACCGGCGGGTAGGCTATAGCAACCGTCCATCCAGCCTGTTCCGGTGCGTTTAAGCATGCAAATCTGCTTCTCTTTTCGCAGCAATACGAATACCGCAACCGACAGGTTATAGCGCTCTCTTGTCATTTTCTTCCCTCTGTTTATCCTTCAGCCTGATATGCTCCTGCGGCACCCAACCCTGTTCTCCATCCGCTTTTTGCGCGTAGTACCAACCATAAAGCGCCTTGATAAGCGTGAGTGTTTCCCCGACACGCACGGTGAGTTCATGGGCGCAATAGTCATCAAGCGCTGTTCCTTCACACGCGCTCAGCGGTGCGAAAAGCTGCTGCGGCGCCCAACCACTTTTTCCTGAGGCTAACGTCACCCACACCCAGCCGCGCCACTGCAAATCGCAATGACTTATCAGCACGCGTTCGCCTTTGCCGACCGCAATCGGATCGGGATACGCCGACGTGTAATCGCGGATAACTTTCGCCTGGAATGGCATCGCTTTACACCATGCCATTATTGCCGTGGCGCAGAAATGCCGGGCGCTGGTTTAACCGCGCGAACCAGGCGTCAATGGCAGGAACCGGCGGGTGGTCGAATGGCGTCATCTTCCAGCGGTTGACCGACAGCCCCAGCACCACATCCGCCAGCGTAAAGGTGTCACCTGCGGCGAATGCTCCGGTGCGCTGCAATTGCTGCTCCAGAATGCCGATGCAGTGATTCCACTCTTTGATGCCTGCTGCGATGGCTTTCGGGTCGTTAAAGTCCGGGTTCTTGCGTGCCAGTGCCGGGAAGACATAACGCCAGGCGTTGTTGAACTCGGTGGCCTGCCAGTCCATCCAGTGTTCAACGTTGGCGCAGGCTTGCGGCTCACTGGGAAGCAAATCCTCACGCCCGGCTTTACGCACCAGATAACGGCAAATCGAGTTGGATTCCCACAATACAAAACCGTCGTCTATCAGTACCGGCACCATCGCGTTAGGGTTCATAGCGCGGAATTCATCCGTTTCGGTGGAGGCAAAACCGCTGCCGTAATCTTCCTGCACATAATCCAGCCCGGCTTCTTCACAGGTCCAGAGTACTTTTCGCACATTGATCGATGTCGTTTTGCCAAGAATTTTAAGCATGTTGCAGGTGTCCATTCGTGTAATTAATCGTTTAAAAACAATACACCAGACAAATGCTTTCTGACCACCTGCAGATGCGTGCCAGCACGTCACGGTCACTCATGATATTAGCGGACGGCAAACACACGGGATAAAGCGTAATGCATGGCGGCAGACGCGTAAGGGTGAGAACAGTCGTGCGGAGGCGTGATGGGGCAGTCTGGCTCAGTGAGCGGCGGGTGAGATAGAGCGAGTTAACTGATTCATTTGTGAAAATTATGGATTGCTGGAGGCGCGGGATATCACCGAGCACGGTGGTTGGCTGGCGTGGCTCACTTTAAGTGAAATGTAAAGGTCCGGCAGATAAAATTAAATATTGACCGGACGCATGCTTTTGTTCAAAAAGCGACCATACTATGATCCTACACTGGCTGACAAGGGGGGAAGATGTATGACCGTTGATGAACTTGCGCGTCGTCTGCTGACGAAGTTGATTGCTGCCCGAAGTGACCTTGCGGCCTATATCCAGATGCGAAAAGCGAAAGGGTATATGTCGGTCAGCGAAAATGATCGTCTGCGTGAACGCTTCTTTGCCCTGGCGCTGGAGATCCGCGATAAAGGCGAACGGTTAAACGAAATGCCGGATCGCGACTCACGTAGTGCGATATACCGCGCCGAGGAAGCGCTCTCCTCAGCAGCTGTTTGTCTGATGAGCGGGCGACAGGATTGTCCCACCTATATTTCGGTGAATGTCGACAAGCTGGAACGTTCGCTGAATGTGCTTAATTACTGCATTCAGTATCTGAACGAGCATTCACCGCTCGAAGAAGCCTGATACCAGGGGGAGGAAACTCCCCCTTTCTGCCCCTGCCTCCTCGACGTTGCTCCGCCGGTTTTACTGTAACACCCGCGCTGCGCATGCGGTTGTGTATAGGCAGTGTAAAAGTCGCTTCTGCCCGCGCTGCGCGGTCTACCCTTTATCAGAATAAAAAACTGCATAAAGGAGCGCCGTATGCGCCAGATCCCGCTGCTTTTTCTGTTTCTCTCCCTCTCGGTGTGCGCCGCACCTGCTGCGGTGAAAGTCGATGTATTGCAAACCAAACTCGATCACCCCTGGGCGCTGGCGTTTCTGCCCGATAATCACGGCATGTTGATTACCCTGCGCGGCGGGCAACTGCGTTTATGGCAACAAGATAAGGGCATTTCCGATCCAATTACTGGCGTTCCCGAAGTCTGGGCGCACGGGCAGGGGGGCTTGCTGGATGTGGCGCTGGCACCGGATTTTGCCCAGTCGCGCCGGGTGTGGCTGAGCTACGCCGAGGCCGGTGAGGATGATAAAGCCGGAACGGCGGTCGGGTATGGCCGTCTTAGCGAGGATTTTAAACGCCTCGACGATTTCCGGACGGTGTTTCGCCAGCAGCCGAAACTCTCTACCGGTAACCATTTTGGCGGTCGGCTGGTGTTTGATGGTAAAGGCTATTTATGGATTGCGCTCGGCGAGAATAACCAGCGCTCGACGGCGCAGGATCTGGATAAATTACAGGGCAAACTGGTGCGGCTGACGGCCGAGGGCAAGGTGCCGCAGGATAACCCGTTTGCCGGTAACGCGGGGGCACGAGCGGAAATCTGGTCTTATGGTATTCGCAATCCGCAGGGAATGGCAATCAACCCGTGGAGTAACGCGTTGTGGCTCAACGAGCATGGCCCGCGCGGCGGCGATGAGATCAACATTCCGCAAAAGGGTAAAAATTACGGCTGGCCAATTGCCACCTGGGGTATCAACTACAGCGGGCTGAAGATCCCGGAAGCGAAAGGGGAGATTGTCGCCGGAACCGAGCAGCCGATCTTTTACTGGAAACGATCCCCGGCGGTCAGCGGTATGGCGTTTTACAACGCTGACG is a window of Enterobacter sp. R4-368 DNA encoding:
- a CDS encoding NUDIX domain-containing protein encodes the protein MTRERYNLSVAVFVLLRKEKQICMLKRTGTGWMDGCYSLPAGGLEQYETLGAAAAREANEETGVVIAPDDLQLAHTLHVWTENRSWMGHFFSCTRWQGEPFIAEPEKHGDLCWHAIDDLPENTIGYVKHAIAQIAAGQPYSEYGW
- a CDS encoding SH3 domain-containing protein produces the protein MAWCKAMPFQAKVIRDYTSAYPDPIAVGKGERVLISHCDLQWRGWVWVTLASGKSGWAPQQLFAPLSACEGTALDDYCAHELTVRVGETLTLIKALYGWYYAQKADGEQGWVPQEHIRLKDKQREENDKRAL
- a CDS encoding glutathione S-transferase family protein, which codes for MLKILGKTTSINVRKVLWTCEEAGLDYVQEDYGSGFASTETDEFRAMNPNAMVPVLIDDGFVLWESNSICRYLVRKAGREDLLPSEPQACANVEHWMDWQATEFNNAWRYVFPALARKNPDFNDPKAIAAGIKEWNHCIGILEQQLQRTGAFAAGDTFTLADVVLGLSVNRWKMTPFDHPPVPAIDAWFARLNQRPAFLRHGNNGMV
- a CDS encoding biofilm formation regulator BssR encodes the protein MTVDELARRLLTKLIAARSDLAAYIQMRKAKGYMSVSENDRLRERFFALALEIRDKGERLNEMPDRDSRSAIYRAEEALSSAAVCLMSGRQDCPTYISVNVDKLERSLNVLNYCIQYLNEHSPLEEA
- a CDS encoding PQQ-dependent sugar dehydrogenase, translated to MRQIPLLFLFLSLSVCAAPAAVKVDVLQTKLDHPWALAFLPDNHGMLITLRGGQLRLWQQDKGISDPITGVPEVWAHGQGGLLDVALAPDFAQSRRVWLSYAEAGEDDKAGTAVGYGRLSEDFKRLDDFRTVFRQQPKLSTGNHFGGRLVFDGKGYLWIALGENNQRSTAQDLDKLQGKLVRLTAEGKVPQDNPFAGNAGARAEIWSYGIRNPQGMAINPWSNALWLNEHGPRGGDEINIPQKGKNYGWPIATWGINYSGLKIPEAKGEIVAGTEQPIFYWKRSPAVSGMAFYNADVFPQWKNKLFIGALKEKNVIVMSVQGDKVTEDGRILGDRGQRIRDVRVGPDGYLYVLTDESDGALWKVSPAS